From the genome of Candidatus Firestonebacteria bacterium RIFOXYD2_FULL_39_29:
TCCTGTCATTCACCCCTCGCTTTACAGCTCGTTTAACTTTTTACCTTTTAAATGCCGGCCCATTCCGACATTCATTAAAAGCTGTTTATTTTTTGTTTTCATTTTTATATATTCAGTAAGAGTGACTATGATACTGGAAACTTTTTTTCCTGTCTCAAGCACGCTTTCTGTATGATTTTCTATGTCTTTTTTTTCCGCCTTTAGTTTGCTTTTATAATCTTTCACGACAAAGAACAGGTCAAGGTCGCTTCCGGCTCTCTGCTTGCCTTCAGCCATACTGCCGAACAAGTAAACTGACAATGCATCAGGGGCTATATCATCAATTATCTTTTGAAGCATTTTTGAAAGATAGCTTTCTTCTTTTTCAAACAATTCCTTAAGTATATATTTCACAGCAGTATTTCTGTTGTTTATCTTGAAAGAAAATGTATTTCCGACTCTTTTTCTTATAACAAAGCCGTCCCGGGAAAGTTCATCCAAAACCTTTAAAACCCGGACATGAGATACTCCGACATTTCTGGCTATCTCTCTACCGCTCATTTCAGGATCATATACAGAAAGAAACCTTAGCACTTTAATCTTTGCTTTACTTGAGAATATACTTTCGATCATACTATTCATAAGCCACCACCCTGCTGTTAACTATAGTTAACACATGTTAACTATATATTACAACAAATATAGCGTCTTTTCAACAACATATTTGCACTTACATTCTTAATTATTACGACTATTATATACACAACCACACAATTGTCAAGACGAATATATTTTCAATATGCCTTGGGTGTCTTCTCATTTTTTTAAATTGCTTTTAATAAGACCTCTAACAAAATCTCCTATTTTTCAATGCATACTTACCACATCATTACTGATCTGGAGTTTTTAAAGCTCTCAAAATTTATTGAATTTGCCAAAAGATTTGTGATACCATCAAACAGAGGTTCAAATGATAAAAGCAGGGTTTTCCAAGTTAAATATTACAGGGGCGTTTACATATAAGATATGCGGTTATAAGATAAACGACCCGCTTTTCGTCCGTTGTTTTGCCCTTGTTGAAAATGACAAGCCTATACATATCACATTCTCCCTTGATTTTGTGGAGCTTCCCGAACCATTTGCCACAACCTTCAGAAAAGTAATCGCAAAAGCTTTACGGATCGATCCACGTAAAATAGTAATAAACGTAACTCACACGCACAGCATGCCCAAAATGCCTAATTTAAAAGATGACTATTTCGTAAAAACCCTTATAACCGCCGGAAAAAAGGCAATAAACAGAGCATCCCAAGCTGAAATTTCTTTTATAAAAACTGAAGCAGGAAAAGGATTTAATATCAACAGGCGCTGGGATTCAAAAAGGGATTTTGGGACCGTAACTGTGATTGATAATTCCGGCTGCGTCGTCAAAAATGGTGATATTCACGTTAAAGGCTATGTTGAAAAAGAATTGAGTTCTCTGGGTTTTCCGGAGATAAAAGTATCCGCTTCAGCAAAGCTTGACGGACCTGTAGATCCAGACCTCACCCTCCTGCTTTTTAAGAGTTCAAAAGGTAGTATTTTAGGAGGCATTGTTAGATATGCCTCACACCCGACTTTTGTAGCACACTTTAACGGTAATATCATAAGCGCCGATTATCCCGGTTTCCTTCTCAAAACCCTGGAAAAACATTTTGGAGGGGATTTTTTATTCTTAAACGGCTGTTCCGGTGACTTAAGACCGTATTCGAAATATTATTCCGTAAAAGGCGCCAAAGCCTTTGGAAGACGGCTTGCGGCAAAACTGATCAGCGCTTCAAAAGATTTGAATTATTCACCTCTTAATAAAGCTAATTACTCGACAAAAAGTATCACTCTGCCGGTGAGGACTGATCTTGAAAAAGATATAAAGAAGCTGACTGCCAACTTCTGGTTGCTACGGGAAAGAAATACTCCCGGTAATCTCTCAAAACTTCCGGTAAAAAAAGCGAGAGAAAAAGATGAGTTACGCTGGGCAAATGATATGATGGTTTATTTGAATTTCACAATATTCAAGGGAAATAATAAATATATAACAAGAAAATACTGGCCTTATAGTCTCGGCTTGCTTTCTATCGGTCCGGTAAATTATCTTTTCTTTCAGGAAGAAGTTTTTTCAGAAATGTCTAGATACCTAAAAACACGGTTTCCCGAAGTAGAATTAAACACCGTCTCCCTTTCAAACGGCGGCACATCTTATCTCCTTCCAAATAATGAGATAAAAAAAGGCGGCTATGAATACACCTGGTCTATATTCGGCAGGGGCGCATTTGAAACCGTAAAAAATACCGCCTCAAAATTCATTTCAAAGTGCTCGTCATATAAAGCATCGTAAGACTTCAAAGCTTTTACTTTAAAACATTGCAAAATGTTTGATTTACCAAATATCTTTATGCACAATTTCACTAAGTTCTTTCCTCGGTCTCAAGACCGGGTCTTCTGCGGGGAAACCAACAGGGGTCATGGCTATAATATTGATATTTTGAGGAACACCCAGAACCTTCCGGGCAATTTCAGGATTAAAGGCTCCCACCCAGCAGGTGCCGAGTCCTTCGTTAGCTGCGGCAAGAAGGAGATGTTCAAAGGCAATAGCCAGATCAACATGGCTATAATCAGCTTTATCAAAAGAACGTTTCCACGATACAGAAGTGTCTACACATCCTACAATAATCACCGGCGCCGTATAGAACCACTCCCGCCCGTAAGCTTCTTTCAATTTTTCTTTTACTTTACTATCCTTAATGACAATAAAATGCCACGGTTGAAGATTGCAAGCCGAAGGCGCTATGCGGGCAGCATCGAGGAGCTTGGCGACGAGCTCTTCGGAGACAGGCTTTGTGAGATCATATTTTCGGATGCTCTTTCGCTTTTTTATTAGGTCAGTGAAATCCATAATTCTCCTTAATTGCAATTACTAAGATCTAAATTCTAAGCAGTCAACTACCACGGGCTTACGAGGCTGTGGGTTTTCTAAGGATTTACACTAAACAATTACTAACTTCATAATTACTAAATCTTAAACAAAACTCATTGGACTTTTAGAAATCCGGATAGGGGATTTCTTCGTTTTTGCCTATTTTTATCTTTTTGTCTTCTATTTTAACATTCTTAACAAAGCCATAGTCTTTTACCAAGTTTGTTTTAATATTAACTATTGCTAAACTATCATCGTGGTTGTACACAATAAACAGATATGGATATTTCAATTCAAGTCGATCCGCCCATTCATATGAATTTTCCCTATGAAACACTACGTAATGTTCATTTTTTTCTTCATCGTAGGCCATAACCCCACTTTTAAAATATGAGGTATACTTGACATTATTATATTTTACTTCCGAGCATATGCTGTTCCCTGTCTCTTTGCCCTTGTATTTTCTTATTGTACCATCTTTTTTCTTTCCACCGTCTTTATGCCAGAAATAATAAGCATAGTACGGATTATTCTCGGATTTGCCTATTTCTTCTTGAGAGACATATCCCTGCTCTTTTGCCATTTTTACCAAGTATTCTCTTTCTTTTCTATCTTCATCATTTTCAAATTTATCTATTTTATCCCGAGTGTTCCATATTTGAAACGAATCGCCAACAGATCTATCCATAGAAAAACTTACAAAAGCATTTTTTTTGGTATTTATAACATATAAAGCATAGTACGCCGCCCCGGTTCCCCCATCAATACAGTAAAAATATATGCTCTCATAATCATCTTTTTCAAGTTTTACTGTCTTTATATTTCTAACAACCATATAACTTCCAATTTCATGCTTTACTTTTTTCCCATTCGCATCTTTTATTGTTACGCTGAGTTCCCTTTCTTCTTTGGAAAACAAGGCTGTGCCTATTTTGTCTCCTTCGCACTTGAAAACTATTTTTTTTGGAAGATCCTCTATTTCGTCTTCCCGATCTACTTTAATTATTTCTTCAGTCTTCATTTCGGGTTCTTTGTAGAATTTTGATATTCCGGTAATTTTGTTGCCTGTATAATTACCTTCTTCTATCAAATTACCTCTCTTTGAAAAAGCACTATATTCTCCGCTTCTTTTATTACTGGAATAGTGCACAAGAGCTTTTAACTCTCCCGATTCATAATATTCCTTAACATATCCATCCGGAATATAGCCGGAAATCTTATAAATACCAGCATCTCTGGTTTCAATTGCTAATTCTTTTTTAATCGTAATATTTACATCTCCATTATCAATTTCATAATATTTAATAGTTTTTGCATTACCAGATTCGTCTATATCTTCAGCTATCCGTATTATTTGTTTTCCTTTGATTTCATATTTATTAAAATCTATTTCATCAATATTTAATGGAAACAGCTTTTCTTTTGCAAGCCCGAATTCGACTGTTGTCAGAATAACACCGAGCACAATTAATATTATTTTCACAGTTTTCTCCATTATTTAATGTTCAAAATCAAATGGTCTTATATCTATACTTAGCTCAACTTCGTACCTTGTACTTTGTACTTCGTACTTATCTTTTAATGATTCCTGACACCATCCGACCCGTTCCCTTACCGTCTCTTCTATACGAGAAATACTTTTTCTTCTCGCAACATGTGCAGCGAGCTGTATCTTCTATATTATTAGCAGGAATTCCCAGTTTTTTCAATTGTAGTTTCACTATATCTGACAAGGAAAAATATAGTTTTCCGCCGCGCTTGCAAAAACCCTTATTTCTATATTTCTCTTTGAAATTAAGGGCAAACTCAGGGCTTACCTCATAACAGCACTCTTTTATCCTCGGACCTAGAACTATACGAAGGTCTTTTACTTTGGAGCCCTTCTTTTTTAGCTTCCCTACGGCTCTAGATACTATGTTTTTTATTGTGCTTTTCCAACCACAGTGGGTTATACCGATGAATCCGGTTTTCACATCATATAAAAATACCGGCAGGCAGTCTGCAGTAAAAACCAGGAGGAGGCAATTCTTTTTCGTAGTAATAAATCCGTCCGCTTCGCGCCCATTTACAAACTTGCCACTTTTCACGTCAAACACTTTTGCCCCATGCACCTGCTTCGCAAAAGCAACAATCTCCGGTTTTATTTTCAACCTCTTTAACAGAGCAGGTAATTTCTTATTCAGCTCTTCCAATTTATAACTAACAGGCCTAACCGAAGTAAACGCCGTAGTATTTTTATTTTTCAAAACAAAAGAAATCATGCCACTCCTATTCTTCCTTTTCCTTCTTTTCCTTCTTCTACTTCTTTTTCTTCCCTTCCTGTACTTGCTGTACTTGCTTTCCTTGCTTCTCCTGCTGTTCTCACTGTTCCGTATATCCTTCCTTCTTGTATTCCTCGGTCACCGGCTCCCGGGAAGTCATGATCTCATCTTTATCCTGCTCGTTTGTTGCGTTAATAAAATCTTCCACACCCTGACAAATAGCCTTAGCCACTTTGTTTCTAAAATCATCACCTCTAAGTTTATTTTCTTCATTCTTATTGGTAATGAATGCCACTTCCAGAAGTACAGCCGGCATATTGGCATGCGCAATAACATAAAAAGGGGCGCGAAGGATCATGTTTTTATTCCGGCTTTCCACATCTACATTATTTACAATATTATCCAGTATGTTCCCGGCCAGAAGAATACTCAAATAATCATTAGATTTTGAACCCAGTTCTGAAAGGATGGATTTAATACCTCCGGTTTTCAAATATTCCATGTTTTCCCGTATTGCAAGCTTGCTTGATTTTTTATCGGACGGATCCGCATCATATATATAGATTTCTGTACCCTCTGCCTCCCTGTCGGTATTTGCATTAATATGAATAGAAACAAATATATCTCCTTTGTTTTTATTAGCTATTGCCGTTCTTTCCTGCAAGCTTATATATACATCTTTATCACGGGTAAGAATAACTTCTTTTTTTAGCTTTTCTCTTATTAATTCAGCTGTTTTAAAAGCAATATCCAGAGTAACCGCCTTCTCCTGCAGTCCGTCTTTTCCGACTGCACCCGGATCTTTTCCCCCGTGACCGGCATCTACTATTATCCTCTGTACTTTAAATTTTTCACCCTGTAAAAAAGGAATAGTCTTTATACTTCCGTTATTCATTTTAACTTCCGGTCTGCTTTTTTTTCCTTTTTTTGGTTTTATCTCTCCCTCGTATTTAACCTGAAGCACTTTGGATTTTTTATCGAGTTTTACTGAACCTTTCATCAGTCCGGCAAAGACATAATTCAGGCCATCTGCAGATAGAAAATACCTCTTATCTGAAAAAACAGAATATTCTTTTAGCTTTGGTTCTACGCCGACAGTAAGACGCATGGAATTAACACCTCTGTTCATAAGCACTCTTTTTTTTGACGGCACATAGGAGAAGGAAATATTATAAGCCTGACAGATCCCTTTCAGGTGGTAATAAGTATCAAAACCGCGGGTGAGAGTATATACTTTTATTTTACGGATTGTTCCATTATCTGATACCTTTACTTCTGAAAGCATAACTTTGTCCTTGAGGCTCTCTGCGCCCATACAAAACAAGGACATAATTAACAAAATAATTACTTTAATCTGCGTATTCACGCATGTCATCTTTATAATTATTTGATAAGAGTTCGGAAAATTGTTTTAAATTTATATTTCCAAAAACACCTCTGCGTTTTAAGGCAAAGGGGTTGGATTCCATAGTATTTTTATCCCACTGCACTGTTACCGCCGCTTTATAACCGCTCTCTTTAAGCAGACGCATAACGGTACTGTTATAGCCTCCGTAAGGATAAGCAAAATAGTAAACGTTCTTTTTAAGCTTTTCTTCTATTATATTTTTAGATTCGACAAGTTCCCGCTTTATTCTTTTTTCGTACTCTTCCCCGGTTTCTCCGCCCTTCATTTTGTTTAAGTGAGGATGGGACATTGAATGGGACTCTATTTCCATTAAGCCCTCTTCATGTATTATTTTTATTGTTTCCCAGCTCATCGCGGTCCTGTCAAGTTTTACGGAGTTAATATGAAGGAACAAAGTAGCCGGAAGCTTATACTTTTTGAGTACAGGATAAGCGTATTTATATATAGATTCATCGGCGCCGTCAAAAGTTATTACTATTACATCCCTATCGTAGGACTGTTTTTTCTCGAGACGTAAACCAAAATCCGACATTTTTACGCATTTATAATTTTCGGAAAGGTACTTCATTTGCTCTTCAAAATTTTCCAGTGAAACTATTAACAACAAATCCGAGGGTTTGGAAAACCTGTTGATTTTTGGATCCTTGCTCGAACGGACGCTTTCAGGGAAGATTTCATGATAATTAAGTATTTTTATCCATTTAGCTCCTTTATTTTTTTCGGGACCGGGGAAAGTATATTTATCCTGATAATTTTCTATAGGAATATCCTGCTTTGGAGCTTCTATTTGCGCATTATGGCCTTCGGGGGTTACTTCAATATCCGTAAAACTTTCCCTTGATTTGTTTTTTCCCGCGGGAGATTCTATTTTTAAAACAAATATGGCAAATATTCCGACCAGTACGGCAAGAATAGCCAGTTTAACGGTAGTCTTCATGCAGTGTCTCCGAAGATTTATCAAGATTTGTATTTTTGAATATATCTACGAACTCGTTAAATTTATATTTTCCCGGAATAAGCCTGCGTTTAAGATTAACAAGCAACGCACTTGAAACAAAGTTTCTATCCCAGGCCATTCCCGTAGCAGCAATATAACCTGCTTTTAACACTTCCGCCTCAACAACTTCCAGATGTTGCCCGTAAGGATAAGCCAGGTACTTTACTTCTTTTTTTATTTTTTCTTCTATTGTTTTTTTTGATTCAACAAGTTCCATTCTTAATCTTTCAAGATATTTCTCTTTGCTCTCACCTTTTAGTTTTTCAGTCAGTAAGGTATGAGATTTAGTATGAGAGCCAAAGATTACTCCATTATTTGACATTTCTTTTACCTGCTCCCAGGTCATACCGCCCTTTCCCGGATAATCAGAATATAGAAATACCGTAGCAGGCAAATTCAGTCTTTTAAGTATCGGATACGCATTTTTATAAATGGTCTGGTCTCCGTCATCAAGCGTTATAACCACCGAGTTGGCTTCGAGGGATTTTTTCTCTTTAATGCAAGAAACCAGATAATCCAGCGAGATTACCTCGTAATTATCCTTAATAAATTGCATCTGTTCTTCAAAGGCAGTAATAGTAACATCAGGATAAAGGGTTCTTTTTTCAACAATTCTATGATACCCCAGGATCATACCCCAGGGCTCGTCAGCCCTTACGCATGACGTAAGGATGAGTATTCCTATGAGAAAACTTTTAAGCAAAGGGCTCCTTTCTGCTAACACAAAATGACTAAGTACTTTTCTTTTTTCTTCCCTTTCCTTAAACGGATTAAAGAAAGAGAAGAAAGGGCCGTACTTTTCAGCACGGCCCCCGCTTTCTATTCCGTTCTTTTTCTTAGAAAAGTCGGAACATCAAAATCTTCATTTTCCATATAGCCCTTTACCTTGGCTTCGAGGTTAGACATTCCTATCTCACCCTTTATATCGTCAAGGGAAAGTTTTTTCTGCGGAGCTGCTGCAACCAAAACAGCTTGTTGTTCTGCCGCAGGCTCAGGCTCCTTTTCTTCCACCGCTACTTCATTTTTTACTTCCGCTTTCTGAATTGCTTCATTAGCTTTCGGAGTAAAACCGGTGGCAATAACAGTTATCCTGATTTCATTCTTCATATTCTCATCAATGACCGCGCCGAATATGATATTTGCTTCTTTATGGGCTTTTTCATAAATAACAGAAGTGGCTTCGTTTACTTCAAACAAACTTAAATCCGGACCGCCGGTGATATTAATAAGAACGCCCCTCGCCCCTTCTATATTTACATTTTCAAGAAGCGGACTGGTCACTGCCATCTCCGCCGCTTTCGTAGCTTTATTCTCTCCGCTTGCTATACCGGTACCCATTAAGGCGCCGCCCATCTCTGCCATGATCGTCCTTACATCGGCAAAGTCAACATTTACAAGCCCGGGGATAGTGATAACGTCGGAGATGCCCTGAATAGCCTGGCGAAGAACATCATCAGCCATGTTAAACGCTTCCACCATCGGAGTCGTCCTTTCAACTATAGAAAGAAGTTTCTCGTTCGGAATTATCAGGAGCGTGTCTACTTTTTCGGATATTTCTTTTATACCCGCGTCTGAATGGATCTTTCTTCTGTACCCTTCAAAACGGAACGGCTTGGTTACAACTCCTACCGTAAGTGATCCGTTCTCTTTGGCTATTTCTGCAACGACAGGAGCTCCGCCGGTCCCTGTTCCGCCGCCCATACCGCAGGTAATAAAGACCATGTCCGCACCCGCAAGAGCTTCTCTGATCTTTTCCCTGTCTTCTTCAGCCGCTTTACGGCCTACTTCAGGGTTAGCTCCCGCACCCAGACCTTTGGTAAGCTTGGTGCCGACCTGGATCTTCACAGAAGCAGCATTTCTCTTCAACTGCTGAGCATCGGTGTTGAGAGCTATAAACTCAACCCCTGAAATGTTTGCGGCAATCATCCTGTTTAAGGCATTGTTTCCCGCACCGCCGATTCCGACCACCTTTATGTTGGCCGCAAAACTTGGATCGTTTGCAAATTCTATCATTGTATTTCCTCCGTTTTTTTCCCGACGTTTAGTCGGGGCTTTTAGTAATATTATTTCGTTTTTAATTGGAAGATGATTTCGCTGATTGCAAAACTACCGGATTCCACTGATACAATATTTGATTCCGATTTTCTGCAACTTTTTATCACTTCCTTTTCCTCCTTCATTTCTTCTTTTGCTTCTCCTTCTTCTTTTTCTGCTCTTACTGCTCTTACTGTTCTTGCTTTCTTTGCTGTCCTTGCTTTCCCTGCTTCTTTCAAAAGAGTTCCTTAAACCATTTCTTCACGTTATTTAGAACCCCCTCCAGCGGGCCTTTATTCACAGACCTCAGTCCGCTTTTTCCTCCGGATTTGGCTTTTGCGCCGTAAAGCGCAAGTCCTACCGCCGTAGCATACATGGGAGAATTGGCAATCTCCACCAGACCATTGATGCCCTGCGGATATCCGACCCTTACCGGGAGTTTCAACACCTTTTCAACAACCTCCTCTATACCTAAAATTAAAGAAGCGCCTCCGGTAACAACCACTCCTGAAGGCACCTTGCCATCCATACCATTCATTTTCAACTCCTGAGAAACAAACTCAAAAATCTCTTCCATCCGGGGTTGAATAATTTCTGCAACAATCCTTTTCGGCACAATACGATCCGGCCTGTCACCAATAAGTTTCACCCGTATCTCTTCCGTCTCGTTTATTGTTCCGGCAAAAGCGCTGCCAAAAGACTTCTTAATCTCCTCCGCTGTTTCAATAGGAGCACGAAGTCCGATTGCAACATCATTGGTAACCTGCATTCCGCCGACGGCAACTACTGAAGTATGCTTTACTCCGCCCTCAGAGAAAACAATTATATCCGTCGTCCCGCCGCCGATATCAACCATAACAACTCCGAGTTCTTTTTCATCCTGCGTAAGCACCGCTTCACTCGAAGCATAAGGCTGAAGTACGATATCCTCCACAAAATAACCGGCCTTCTCTATAGACCTGATAATATCCTGAGTCCTGGCTACCGAGGCCGTAACCACATGGACCTTTGCTCTTAATCTTTGTCCGTACATACCTACAGGAGCCCTTATCTCATCCTGATCGTCCAGTATAAATTCCTGAGGGATAATGTGAATTACTTCCCGGTCCGGCGGTACCGACTGGGTCTTGACCGCTTCAATTACTCTTTCAACATCACCGTTTGTAACTTCTTTGTTTTTTCCCGCAACGGCCACAACCGCTTCTGTATTAAGGCCTTTTACATGACTTCCGGCTATACCCGCATATACGGAACCAACCTCAACTCCCGCCATTCTGGAAGCTTCATCTACAGCTTTCCGTACCGCTTCCACGGTAGTTTCAATATTAACGACAATACCTTTTTTTAAACCTCTTGATAT
Proteins encoded in this window:
- a CDS encoding cell division protein FtsZ; translated protein: MIEFANDPSFAANIKVVGIGGAGNNALNRMIAANISGVEFIALNTDAQQLKRNAASVKIQVGTKLTKGLGAGANPEVGRKAAEEDREKIREALAGADMVFITCGMGGGTGTGGAPVVAEIAKENGSLTVGVVTKPFRFEGYRRKIHSDAGIKEISEKVDTLLIIPNEKLLSIVERTTPMVEAFNMADDVLRQAIQGISDVITIPGLVNVDFADVRTIMAEMGGALMGTGIASGENKATKAAEMAVTSPLLENVNIEGARGVLINITGGPDLSLFEVNEATSVIYEKAHKEANIIFGAVIDENMKNEIRITVIATGFTPKANEAIQKAEVKNEVAVEEKEPEPAAEQQAVLVAAAPQKKLSLDDIKGEIGMSNLEAKVKGYMENEDFDVPTFLRKRTE
- a CDS encoding cell division protein FtsA, which translates into the protein MAKDENEKIVVGLDIGTTKVCCVIGEVTDSGGLNLIGIGHSISRGLKKGIVVNIETTVEAVRKAVDEASRMAGVEVGSVYAGIAGSHVKGLNTEAVVAVAGKNKEVTNGDVERVIEAVKTQSVPPDREVIHIIPQEFILDDQDEIRAPVGMYGQRLRAKVHVVTASVARTQDIIRSIEKAGYFVEDIVLQPYASSEAVLTQDEKELGVVMVDIGGGTTDIIVFSEGGVKHTSVVAVGGMQVTNDVAIGLRAPIETAEEIKKSFGSAFAGTINETEEIRVKLIGDRPDRIVPKRIVAEIIQPRMEEIFEFVSQELKMNGMDGKVPSGVVVTGGASLILGIEEVVEKVLKLPVRVGYPQGINGLVEIANSPMYATAVGLALYGAKAKSGGKSGLRSVNKGPLEGVLNNVKKWFKELF